A genomic stretch from Antarcticibacterium flavum includes:
- a CDS encoding DUF748 domain-containing protein has protein sequence MKKFLRKFLKVLLWIIGSIITIILLVLLLIQIPAVQNFIKEEAVTFLEEKIETPVRIDRLEIGFPKKIILEGFYFEDQAGDTLAAGERLAVNINFYKLISSTVDIGSIELEGAVANISRNRDSVFNFDYIAEAFATDQPQDTTATMDISIGTIDLDRIRFTFNDAISKSEIDVNLHHLDTRIGTFDPDNMIYEIPSINVDGLVLRMDQGETDTAPTAAGIEETTKESPPLQLGLGSISLGNIDITFNSEEARINTAFTLQELQAEIEELQMQEEFASLSNLEVTGLKGSLLMAGTTEESSETTTTQDTTATAASGDWKVKLDNMQLQELAFKFKDENAPVQEEGINFMDLDLTGVNMDAEDFYYRQDSISGRINSFQLQDHSGLYIKQFETNFAYTGTSAYLRDLYLETPHTLLRDKIVLEYPSLESLEEDLGNALVDARLDNSRIGFQDILLFAPDLKDTNPFRSNPNAILRLDGAISGRVGDLTIDNFEASGIGNTQIAITGDITGLPDAENASYNLNINTFRTTAADINQFVPPGTIPDSIQLPETFSITGNFRGTAQNFNTNLDIQSSSGNAQIDANIDMRQENAEKYDANIALNEFDLGRLIMNDSIGELTLNIQAEGTGFDPATASATASGNIERAEYNSYIYRDLKFEGSMANGDLKAEAQMEDPNLDFGIVASGNFQGEYPSLQLEGNIHNVALDSLNLYAYPLRFEGNIVADLETADPDHLNGEIYLADLIVENGSQRFPLDTISLRSTASATIDSLVLESQFLRAKMEGDYQLTKIGPAISKTIAYYYDPTYPPDTTAAVADTAQAQQFSFNLRVNDDPILTQLMPDLELTQPLTISGRYNSTADSLTINGDIPRMRYMDYRIVNGDITVETRDNALAYEIIIDDVESPQLQLFHTELSGEIQDNTITYTLRIDDSAGDPHYRIAGDLETREGSSRVSLEIEDLLLNYDNWKIPEDNSITFGPNGVMANNFELSHNNQAIRINSRTQDPAAPMDIVFDSFQIETISAMISKDTLLAGGTINGDVVFNDLATSPQFTSELTVENFSFKRDTVGNLQIEVDNQTANTLQASVTLTGQNNNMNINGLYDTTEGGLDFNIDITQLHIESVQGFSFGNISDGEGYVSGNLRLEGTVDEPTVLGTWILMMWASQ, from the coding sequence TTGAAAAAATTTTTACGTAAATTTCTTAAAGTCTTATTATGGATCATAGGAAGCATTATTACAATAATTTTGCTTGTACTACTCCTTATTCAAATTCCTGCTGTCCAAAATTTCATTAAAGAAGAGGCCGTAACCTTCCTTGAGGAGAAAATCGAAACCCCAGTGCGCATAGACAGGCTGGAAATTGGTTTTCCTAAAAAGATCATCCTGGAGGGTTTCTATTTTGAGGACCAGGCCGGGGATACTCTTGCGGCAGGAGAACGTTTGGCGGTTAATATAAACTTCTATAAGCTTATAAGCAGCACGGTTGATATTGGCTCCATAGAGCTGGAAGGTGCAGTTGCCAATATTTCAAGAAATCGGGATTCTGTCTTTAATTTTGATTATATAGCCGAGGCTTTTGCTACAGACCAGCCGCAGGATACAACTGCGACAATGGATATCTCAATAGGCACCATTGATCTCGACCGTATTCGCTTTACCTTTAATGATGCCATTTCAAAAAGTGAGATAGATGTAAATCTACATCACCTTGATACACGAATAGGGACTTTTGATCCTGACAATATGATCTATGAGATTCCCAGCATTAATGTAGATGGGCTTGTTTTGCGAATGGACCAGGGGGAAACAGATACTGCCCCCACGGCGGCAGGTATCGAGGAAACTACAAAAGAGTCCCCCCCTCTCCAACTGGGATTGGGTAGTATTTCCCTGGGAAATATAGATATCACTTTCAACAGTGAAGAAGCCAGGATCAATACCGCCTTTACCCTGCAGGAACTCCAGGCAGAAATTGAGGAATTACAAATGCAGGAAGAATTTGCCTCCCTTTCCAACCTTGAGGTCACAGGACTAAAAGGTAGCCTTCTTATGGCAGGTACTACAGAAGAATCTAGCGAAACCACAACTACACAAGATACTACCGCTACAGCTGCTTCAGGTGACTGGAAAGTAAAACTGGATAATATGCAGCTGCAGGAACTTGCATTTAAATTTAAGGATGAAAACGCCCCGGTGCAGGAGGAGGGAATAAATTTTATGGACCTCGACCTAACGGGGGTTAATATGGATGCAGAGGATTTCTATTACCGCCAGGATTCAATTTCGGGAAGGATAAATTCCTTTCAGCTTCAGGATCATAGTGGTCTTTATATCAAACAATTTGAAACAAATTTTGCCTATACGGGAACTTCAGCATATCTAAGGGATCTTTATCTCGAGACTCCTCACACGCTGCTCCGGGATAAAATTGTTCTGGAATATCCCAGTCTTGAGAGCCTGGAAGAGGATCTTGGAAACGCGTTGGTAGATGCGCGGCTGGATAACAGCAGGATAGGCTTCCAGGATATTCTTCTTTTTGCGCCCGATCTTAAAGATACAAATCCCTTTCGCAGTAATCCTAACGCCATATTACGGTTGGATGGAGCGATTTCTGGCAGGGTTGGGGACCTTACTATAGATAATTTTGAAGCTTCAGGGATTGGCAATACACAAATAGCCATTACCGGCGACATCACCGGTTTACCAGATGCTGAAAATGCATCTTACAACCTCAACATAAACACCTTCAGGACCACTGCGGCAGATATTAACCAATTTGTACCCCCGGGAACAATACCAGATAGTATTCAACTCCCCGAGACCTTCAGCATTACCGGAAATTTTAGAGGTACTGCGCAAAATTTTAATACTAATCTTGATATTCAAAGCAGCTCCGGGAACGCCCAAATCGATGCAAACATAGACATGAGGCAGGAAAATGCTGAAAAATATGACGCAAATATTGCCTTAAATGAGTTTGATCTTGGCAGGCTTATAATGAATGATTCCATTGGGGAATTAACTTTGAATATTCAGGCAGAAGGAACAGGTTTTGATCCTGCAACCGCCAGCGCAACTGCCTCTGGAAATATCGAAAGGGCAGAGTATAACAGTTACATCTACAGGGACCTTAAGTTTGAAGGTTCGATGGCCAACGGTGATCTCAAGGCCGAGGCGCAAATGGAAGATCCAAATCTTGATTTTGGAATTGTGGCCAGCGGTAATTTCCAGGGAGAATATCCTTCCCTTCAGCTCGAGGGAAACATACACAATGTGGCCCTGGATTCACTAAACCTGTATGCCTATCCTTTAAGGTTTGAAGGTAATATTGTTGCAGATCTTGAAACTGCAGATCCAGATCATCTTAATGGGGAAATATATTTAGCAGATCTTATCGTGGAAAATGGAAGCCAGCGGTTTCCACTGGATACCATCTCCTTAAGGTCTACCGCAAGCGCTACTATTGACAGCCTGGTACTTGAATCTCAATTTTTAAGGGCTAAAATGGAAGGAGATTATCAGCTCACAAAAATAGGCCCTGCAATCTCAAAGACCATTGCCTACTATTATGATCCAACTTATCCACCAGATACAACTGCTGCAGTTGCAGATACAGCACAGGCACAGCAATTCTCTTTTAATTTAAGGGTGAATGATGATCCAATCCTTACCCAATTAATGCCCGACCTTGAACTCACCCAACCCTTAACCATTTCGGGTAGGTACAACAGCACTGCCGACAGTCTCACTATTAATGGCGACATACCTCGAATGCGTTATATGGATTACAGGATCGTTAATGGAGATATCACTGTGGAAACCAGGGATAATGCGCTGGCTTATGAAATTATCATAGATGATGTGGAAAGCCCGCAGTTACAGTTATTCCATACCGAGTTGAGCGGGGAAATACAGGATAATACCATCACCTACACGCTGCGTATAGATGATTCAGCCGGGGACCCTCATTACAGGATAGCTGGAGACCTGGAGACCAGGGAAGGCAGCAGCCGGGTTTCCCTGGAAATTGAGGATTTACTGCTTAATTATGACAACTGGAAAATCCCGGAAGACAACAGCATTACCTTTGGTCCTAATGGAGTGATGGCCAATAATTTTGAGCTTAGTCATAATAATCAAGCCATACGCATCAATTCCCGCACCCAGGACCCTGCCGCACCAATGGATATTGTTTTTGATAGTTTTCAAATAGAGACCATTAGTGCAATGATCTCAAAGGATACCTTACTGGCCGGCGGAACCATAAATGGAGATGTAGTTTTTAATGATCTTGCAACTTCACCTCAATTCACATCTGAACTTACAGTAGAGAATTTTAGCTTTAAACGGGATACGGTGGGGAATCTTCAAATCGAGGTAGACAACCAGACCGCCAATACCTTGCAAGCCAGTGTTACTCTTACAGGGCAAAACAATAATATGAATATTAATGGCCTTTATGATACTACAGAAGGTGGCCTGGATTTTAATATCGACATAACACAGTTGCACATAGAAAGCGTCCAGGGCTTTTCCTTCGGAAATATTTCAGATGGAGAAGGATATGTATCGGGTAACCTGAGACTGGAAGGAACCGTGGACGAACCTACGGTACTCGGGACCTGGATTTTAATGATGTGGGCTTCACAGTGA
- a CDS encoding translocation/assembly module TamB domain-containing protein, whose protein sequence is MTTLDSYFQNINDRISFTSEGISFNQFTIEDEDNNELVLNGSLQTTDYTSYGFDLTVNATNFRAISSTKEDNEFYYGDLVLDTRLTIGGNIDNPVVRGDIKIKDGTALSVVLPQEDPSIADREGVVEFVDETSQRLAEMREMEETLNTSPLEGMDVSVNIDVDEEAELTLVIDEGNGDFLNLQGEAQLTAGIDPSGRTNLTGRYEFTEGAYEMSFNFIRRRFEIQPGSYIQWTGEPTSANINITAIYETETAPIDLLGNQLANLSQGARNTYKQDLPFQTHLIMTGELLEPELSFDIVLPDRNFNVSSDIINNSRAKLAQLRQQPSELNKQVFALLLLNRFIGENPFASEAGGTSAESLARQSVSKILSQQLNDLAGDLIGGVKLDFDLESTEDYTTGQREQRTDLNVGVSKSLLDERLTVTIGSSFGLEGPQQSNQQANNIAGDVAVDYQLSKDGRYRLRAYRKNQYQVALQGQIIETGLAFIITMDYNHFMEIFGKDPDEE, encoded by the coding sequence GTGACAACGCTGGATAGTTATTTTCAGAATATAAATGATCGAATTTCCTTTACTTCTGAAGGTATTAGTTTCAACCAGTTTACCATAGAGGATGAAGACAACAACGAACTGGTCCTTAATGGTTCCCTGCAAACTACAGATTATACTTCATATGGATTCGATCTCACAGTAAATGCCACAAACTTTCGGGCAATAAGCTCTACTAAAGAAGATAATGAATTCTACTATGGAGACCTGGTGCTTGATACCCGGCTTACTATTGGTGGGAATATTGACAACCCGGTTGTAAGAGGAGATATCAAAATAAAAGATGGAACAGCATTAAGTGTGGTGTTACCACAGGAGGACCCTTCTATAGCAGACAGGGAGGGAGTAGTTGAATTTGTTGATGAAACCAGCCAACGCCTTGCAGAGATGAGGGAAATGGAAGAAACCCTGAATACCTCTCCCCTGGAAGGAATGGATGTTTCAGTCAATATTGATGTGGATGAGGAGGCAGAACTTACACTTGTAATCGATGAAGGCAATGGTGATTTCCTGAACCTGCAGGGAGAGGCGCAATTAACTGCCGGCATAGACCCTTCAGGAAGAACAAACCTTACAGGAAGATATGAGTTTACAGAGGGTGCTTATGAAATGTCATTCAATTTTATAAGAAGGCGATTTGAGATACAACCGGGGAGTTATATACAATGGACAGGCGAACCTACCAGTGCCAACATAAACATAACCGCAATTTATGAGACAGAGACTGCTCCAATTGACCTTTTAGGAAATCAACTTGCAAATCTTTCCCAGGGGGCAAGAAACACTTATAAGCAGGATCTCCCTTTTCAAACCCATTTAATTATGACCGGGGAGCTCCTGGAACCTGAACTAAGCTTTGATATTGTCCTCCCGGACAGGAATTTTAATGTCTCCAGCGATATTATTAATAACTCCAGGGCTAAACTGGCTCAATTAAGACAGCAACCTTCAGAATTGAACAAGCAGGTATTTGCATTACTGCTGCTCAACAGGTTTATTGGAGAGAATCCTTTTGCCAGTGAAGCCGGCGGCACCAGTGCAGAGAGTCTTGCCCGCCAGAGTGTGAGCAAGATACTCTCACAACAACTCAACGACCTGGCCGGGGACCTTATTGGAGGGGTAAAACTCGATTTTGACCTTGAATCTACTGAAGATTATACCACGGGACAACGAGAACAAAGGACAGACCTTAATGTAGGGGTTTCCAAGTCACTGCTGGATGAAAGGTTAACAGTGACCATTGGAAGCAGTTTTGGGCTGGAAGGCCCGCAGCAGTCAAACCAGCAGGCCAATAATATTGCAGGAGACGTTGCTGTGGATTACCAGCTTTCCAAGGATGGCCGTTACAGGTTGCGGGCTTATAGAAAGAACCAGTACCAGGTAGCCCTGCAGGGACAAATAATTGAAACAGGCCTTGCCTTTATAATAACAATGGATTATAACCATTTCATGGAAATCTTTGGGAAAGATCCAGATGAGGAATAG
- a CDS encoding BamA/TamA family outer membrane protein, producing the protein MRTSNVLYLSMLILLYGCGNVKYLDDNERLYVGGEVEVEGEEISRGDRKTLEANMEGLLRPNPNTSFLGLRPGLWFYNIGGGEDATGIGRWIRDNLGQRPVLFSEVDLDYNADLIQGYAENRGYFNARSIPDSTENNKKVTAEYTVRLGSQYLIKELSFPTDSIPITKDIKETRENSLLKVGEPYDLDVIRNERVRIDATLKENGYYFFNPDYLLARVDSTAGDKEVSLDLVLKDITPAQAKEQYTINKIFIYPDHSLTGDTIPVTSRTGENFEDLTIFDPDNKFKPKLFHRSLRFEEGELYNRVDHNKTINRLVNLGIFRFVDNQFKVSDSVENALDVYYYLTPMQKKSIRLELLGKTNSANYAGSEVNLSWSNRNTFRGQSF; encoded by the coding sequence ATGAGAACAAGCAACGTTTTATATCTTTCAATGTTAATTTTGCTGTATGGATGTGGCAATGTCAAATACCTGGATGATAATGAGAGGTTGTATGTTGGCGGGGAGGTAGAAGTAGAAGGAGAGGAAATCTCACGGGGGGACCGCAAGACACTTGAAGCAAATATGGAAGGGTTATTAAGGCCGAATCCTAACACCAGTTTTTTAGGTTTAAGACCAGGACTATGGTTCTATAATATTGGAGGCGGGGAAGACGCGACTGGAATTGGCCGCTGGATTAGGGATAACCTTGGGCAACGGCCCGTTCTATTTAGTGAAGTAGATCTTGATTACAACGCCGATCTTATCCAGGGATATGCTGAGAACCGTGGCTATTTTAATGCGCGTTCCATTCCAGACTCTACAGAAAATAATAAAAAGGTCACCGCTGAATATACCGTTAGGCTGGGAAGCCAATACCTCATAAAAGAATTATCCTTTCCTACAGACTCTATTCCCATAACAAAGGATATAAAAGAAACCCGGGAGAATTCCCTGCTTAAGGTTGGAGAACCATATGACCTTGATGTGATAAGAAATGAACGTGTAAGAATAGATGCTACCCTTAAAGAGAATGGCTATTACTTCTTTAACCCGGATTATTTACTTGCCAGAGTTGACAGCACAGCCGGCGATAAAGAAGTTTCTCTGGACCTGGTTTTAAAAGATATAACCCCGGCACAGGCAAAGGAACAATACACCATCAATAAGATCTTTATTTATCCCGATCATTCTCTTACTGGAGATACTATTCCTGTGACCTCCCGTACAGGAGAAAATTTTGAGGACCTCACCATCTTTGATCCTGATAATAAGTTCAAACCAAAATTATTTCACCGTTCACTTAGATTTGAGGAGGGTGAGTTATACAACCGGGTTGATCATAACAAAACTATAAACAGGCTGGTAAATTTGGGCATCTTTAGGTTTGTAGATAACCAGTTCAAGGTATCAGATTCTGTTGAGAATGCGTTGGATGTATATTATTACCTCACTCCAATGCAAAAGAAATCGATAAGGCTGGAGCTGCTGGGGAAAACAAATTCTGCCAATTACGCCGGGTCTGAGGTAAATTTAAGCTGGAGCAACAGGAATACATTCCGGGGGCAGAGCTTTTGA
- the tamL gene encoding translocation and assembly module lipoprotein TamL, giving the protein MTISAFAGYEAQISGQNQGFNIFRIGGEANLTWPKLVTPFNIISNSAFVPRTRATLGYEYQARTQLYGLNSFKASFGYLWKENVRKEHRLNVMDINYVSPFNISDLYREQMEINPNLARIIERQLIFGPTYTFTYTNTMQTARKHTFYYQGHADLAGNITGLVTGADIDSGDPVTIFDVPFSQYAKIENDFRHYWRLNRSLDLASRIDIGLGFPYGNSRELPFIKQFFMGGVNSIRAFRARSIGPGTYDPQAEASSFLPDQSGDIKLELNTELRQHLFSVVEGALFVDAGNIWLMNEDPNKPGAEFTGDFLKQLAVGTGFGLRFDFNFLILRTDLAFPLRIPHRPEGDRWVFDNIDFGSSNWRKENLVFNLAIGYPF; this is encoded by the coding sequence TTGACAATATCAGCCTTTGCAGGGTATGAAGCCCAGATATCCGGGCAGAACCAGGGCTTTAATATCTTCAGGATTGGTGGGGAAGCAAATCTCACCTGGCCCAAACTTGTTACACCTTTTAATATAATATCCAACAGTGCCTTTGTGCCCCGCACCCGTGCCACCCTGGGATATGAGTACCAGGCAAGGACACAACTATATGGCCTTAACTCTTTTAAAGCATCTTTTGGATACCTCTGGAAGGAAAATGTAAGGAAGGAACACAGGCTTAATGTTATGGATATAAATTATGTAAGCCCTTTTAATATATCTGATCTTTACAGGGAACAAATGGAGATAAATCCAAACCTGGCAAGGATCATCGAAAGACAGCTCATTTTTGGGCCTACCTATACTTTTACATACACCAATACAATGCAAACTGCACGGAAGCATACTTTCTACTACCAGGGGCATGCAGACCTGGCAGGAAATATCACCGGCCTGGTAACAGGGGCAGACATTGATAGCGGGGATCCTGTAACTATTTTTGATGTGCCGTTTAGCCAGTATGCAAAAATTGAGAACGACTTCAGGCATTACTGGAGATTAAACAGGAGTCTTGATCTTGCCAGCAGGATAGATATAGGTTTGGGATTTCCTTATGGGAATTCCAGGGAACTTCCATTTATCAAACAATTCTTTATGGGAGGTGTAAACAGTATAAGGGCGTTTAGAGCACGATCCATTGGACCCGGTACTTACGATCCACAGGCAGAGGCTTCGAGTTTTTTACCAGATCAATCTGGTGACATAAAACTGGAGCTTAATACTGAATTACGGCAGCACCTCTTTAGTGTCGTAGAAGGTGCCCTGTTTGTAGATGCGGGAAATATATGGCTAATGAATGAAGATCCCAATAAGCCGGGAGCTGAGTTCACCGGGGATTTTTTAAAACAACTGGCAGTAGGAACAGGTTTTGGATTAAGGTTTGATTTTAATTTCCTCATCCTGCGTACAGACCTCGCATTTCCTTTAAGGATCCCTCACCGACCTGAAGGTGATCGTTGGGTATTCGACAATATTGATTTTGGCAGCAGTAACTGGAGAAAGGAGAACCTGGTGTTTAATTTAGCGATTGGGTATCCGTTCTAG